A genomic window from Planococcus rifietoensis includes:
- a CDS encoding cell wall-binding repeat-containing protein: MTYSKVLTTAALTAALALGAILPTGAASAAELTEDNSYRFAGSDRYQTSLEVSQDWPDNSVETVVVATGGDFPDALAATPLAGAYYSPLLLTKKDSLPTGFAAELKRLGAKKVILVGGTGAISEKVQKEISALKINVERINGKTRYETAVNIAEEVGMGDTLYVATGANFADSLSVSPAAGYYADPILLVPASGAVPTVVADYIKANQPEWPIIVGGEGAVGPAVEDLFVDPIRIAGKTRYETNKEFNEFALEFGFIENQSETFIATGANYPDALSGSALAASYGGALVLTAKTPSEASKQQIQNFETPDSFYTILGGEGAVSSETLKQLFAK; the protein is encoded by the coding sequence ATGACTTATAGCAAAGTTTTGACGACTGCAGCATTGACTGCAGCTTTGGCTCTTGGAGCAATTTTACCGACTGGTGCAGCATCTGCAGCTGAACTTACTGAAGACAATTCTTACCGTTTTGCTGGAAGCGATCGCTACCAGACGAGCTTGGAAGTCTCTCAGGACTGGCCTGATAACAGTGTTGAAACAGTCGTTGTAGCAACAGGCGGGGATTTCCCGGATGCATTGGCTGCAACACCATTGGCTGGCGCATATTACTCTCCTTTACTTTTGACGAAAAAAGATTCATTGCCTACAGGATTTGCTGCTGAGCTGAAGCGCCTTGGCGCAAAGAAAGTTATCTTGGTAGGTGGAACTGGCGCAATTTCTGAAAAAGTACAAAAAGAAATCTCAGCACTTAAGATCAATGTAGAGCGTATCAACGGAAAAACACGTTATGAGACTGCTGTTAATATCGCAGAAGAAGTGGGCATGGGGGATACTCTTTATGTAGCGACTGGCGCAAACTTTGCTGATTCATTGTCTGTTTCTCCAGCTGCAGGCTATTATGCAGATCCAATCCTTCTAGTACCAGCATCAGGCGCTGTACCAACAGTCGTTGCTGATTACATCAAAGCGAACCAGCCAGAATGGCCAATCATCGTTGGCGGTGAAGGTGCAGTTGGGCCGGCAGTTGAAGACTTGTTCGTAGACCCAATCCGTATCGCTGGAAAAACTCGTTATGAGACAAATAAAGAATTCAATGAATTCGCACTAGAGTTCGGATTCATCGAAAATCAAAGTGAAACCTTTATTGCTACAGGAGCAAACTATCCGGATGCATTGTCGGGGAGTGCTTTAGCAGCTTCATACGGTGGAGCATTAGTTTTGACTGCAAAAACGCCATCTGAAGCATCTAAACAACAAATCCAGAACTTCGAAACACCAGATTCCTTCTACACAATTCTCGGCGGCGAAGGAGCCGTTTCTTCTGAAACATTGAAACAATTATTTGCAAAATAA
- a CDS encoding STAS domain-containing protein translates to MEKEMVLFGKRVEEEKYMIAELIQEERHAALPKELVESNREFSALVLEERVRFIELLGKSLQNSCREEEIMADMSKWGTATGNFFLEHGMTLDVALAETALYRKHIATLIKSEGRRLAISPEITYDAAELLHALLDHATYSYTHAYTTSYQRNLATARQEFLELSAPVVPISDSVAILPLVGSIEIDRARYILERTLLSASELKINTLIVDLSGVIRVDTMVADQVIKIIQSLELIGVKAVLTGIRPETAQSLTTLGVDVRTLNIGGSLKRALENVYN, encoded by the coding sequence ATGGAAAAAGAAATGGTGTTATTCGGTAAACGAGTGGAAGAAGAAAAATATATGATTGCGGAATTGATTCAGGAAGAGCGGCATGCGGCTTTGCCGAAAGAACTGGTGGAAAGCAACCGGGAGTTTTCGGCACTGGTGTTGGAAGAGCGCGTTCGATTCATTGAATTGCTCGGCAAATCCTTGCAGAACAGCTGCCGCGAAGAAGAAATCATGGCGGATATGTCAAAGTGGGGAACCGCCACCGGGAACTTTTTCTTGGAGCACGGCATGACCTTGGATGTGGCGCTTGCTGAAACGGCATTGTACCGGAAGCACATTGCGACCTTGATTAAAAGTGAAGGCCGCCGTTTGGCTATTTCCCCGGAAATAACGTATGATGCGGCGGAATTATTGCATGCGCTTTTAGATCATGCGACGTATTCCTATACCCATGCGTATACGACTTCTTATCAACGCAATTTAGCGACAGCACGCCAGGAGTTTCTGGAATTGTCGGCACCTGTCGTCCCAATCAGCGATTCGGTCGCCATTTTGCCGCTCGTCGGCAGCATTGAAATCGACCGGGCGCGTTATATTTTGGAGCGCACGCTCTTGTCGGCAAGTGAATTGAAGATCAATACATTGATTGTCGATTTATCAGGAGTGATCCGGGTCGATACGATGGTGGCCGATCAAGTCATTAAGATCATCCAGTCGCTGGAGTTGATCGGTGTCAAAGCGGTGTTGACGGGGATCCGTCCGGAGACTGCGCAATCCTTGACCACACTCGGCGTGGATGTGCGGACATTGAACATTGGGGGCAGTTTGAAGCGCGCCCTGGAAAACGTCTATAATTGA